In Parabacteroides timonensis, the genomic stretch GAATATGTATATAGCGAAAGTGGCTCCTGGTAAGCATAGCCTTGTCATCCCTTTGGGAAGCAAAGCGGAGCTGACAATAAAAGATGAAACACTCGCCAATCTGCCCAAAGGTGACTACGAGTTGACATTGACAGATATCAGCGGCATTACCTGGAAACAGAAACTGAAAAATTAATTATTAACATCAATTCAAATCCAAATGAACAGTAAAAAAATCTTCACATTATTAGTATTGGTCGTAGGTTTCATGACTTTATCCTCCTGCAAAGGACAAGCCAAAAACGCTGTCGGTGAAACAGAAAGCAGCCAGGAAACAACAGCCAATACACCTGTCCATATCACAAAGGCTGATTTTCTGAAAAAGATATACAATTACGAAGCCAGCCCCAACGAATGGAAATATCTGGGCGACAAACCCGCCATCATCGACTTTTATGCAGACTGGTGTGGCCCCTGTAAAATGATCGCTCCTTCTTTGGAACAACTAGCCAAAGAATATGCCGGAAAGATCGATATATACAAAGTAGATGTCGACAAGGAAACTGAACTGGCACAGGTTTTCGGAATACAAGGTATCCCGGCATTGCTGTACATCCCCATGACAGGGAAACCCCAGATGCTTCAAGGAGCATTGCCTAAAGATCAATTAAAAGAAAAGATTGAAACTATTTTACTGAAAAAGTAAAAGCATTCTATCCATAACTAAAAAAGAGGTATCCCAATAAAGGGACCAGACGCAGACGACGCAGGATTACTCCGCGTTCGTCTGCATCCGGTAAAGAAGCTAATAACTCACCACCACCCTCAACATCGCAATATGAGACCTCTCATTTCCAGTCCGTATAAAATGGAATGCCGGCTGCACAGAAAAATGATCCGACACCGTATAATTCCCTGTTATTTCCAAAGCCCTCTCCCGGACATCGGAGAAAGAAGCCTGCGAAAAGATCACTCCCAAAGCATCTTTCCGTGAAGCAGAAAGTATCCCTCTGAAAACGCCACCGGCAGCCACATACCGCCGGCAGTCATTACGGTCGGACGGAGCAAAAGAATACTGTCCCAACACCCCCGCCGAATAACGTCCCGAACGCCAACACTCCTGTTCCGCAGAAAGCCAGCAGGCATAATTCACCCGCCAATGTTTTGCCGACGACGTTTCCGTCTGCGCCTGCACCTGTCCCGACGGCAGACGACAGTCAGACGCATCACCGAGACGATTGCTGCCATGTACAACAACACCCAAATTATAAGAACCAGGATAACTGTTGTTTGTAGTATAACTTATTTCTGCCAAATCAAGCAACCCATCCCGGCGTGGCGCAACGGTAAAAACCGAACTTCCCCGCTTAAAAGGAAGATAAGCCTTCCCGTTATACAGACTGTTCTTTATCCCGATCTTCTCATTTATCCGATATTCCAGATGCAGACAGACAGCAGACAAAGGATAGTTCGCCAACACATAATTAGCCGATAACGTCGGATAAATTCCACAAGAACTATTCGTGAACAAGGAAGCGTACGGAGTCGTAAAATAATCCTCGTTCACATTCCGCAATCCCCCGAACAGAAGCACCTTTCCTATCTGTTGGGAATACCCCAGAATAAAAGGGCTGAAAGGCAGATTATCCTCTTCTATATTCGAAAAGACCTGCCTGTCCCCGGCAATCCGTTCACGAGAAGTCTTGTAGACAGAAATCGTCTGAACCTCCAACTTCCCGTTACCCCATAGCCCCAGCCATTCCATCGGTACTGTAGCACGAAGAGAAAGAAGATTCACCCAATTCAACCGCCTGCCGAAATCCGACTGTAGCTCGGTTGTGTACTGAACGGATACTTCCGGCTTTTCCCGGGCAAAAACCACTTTCTCCTCGCCCATCTGCAACACTATTACAACCAGCGTGTAAACCGTTTTACGTACCATTGTTTTACGAATTGAGTCAACATGCAATATCCAAGTAAAGTCGCAAGCAGCCAGGGGAAATAACTCAGCGGCAGCGTTACAAGCCCGATAGATGCACCTATCCCTGTAAACGGCAGGAGGATACCGATCGCCATGATCGCAAAAGTGGTGAGTAATACCGGCCATGAAGCCCGGCTCTGTATAAACGGTATCTTCCGTGTACGGATCATATGCACGATCAATGTCTGCGAAAGCAGCCCTTCCACAAACCAACCGCTCTGGAACAAAGCCTGATGTTCCGGCGAAGTACACCCGAACACATACCACATCAACAAATAAGTCGTGATATCGAATATCGAACTTATCGGCCCGATGCAGATCATGAAACGGCTCAGATCGGAAGCATCCCACTTACGCGGCTTCAATAGGTATTCACGGTCGACCTTATCGAACGGTATCGTCGTCTGCGAAATATCATACAACAGGTTCTGTACCAACAAATGAATCGGAAGCATCGGCAGGAAAGGCAGGAAAGCACTCGCCGCCAATACACTGAACATATTACCGAAATTTGAACTTGCCGTCATCTTGATATACTTCATAATATTGCCGAATATCTTACGCCCTTCGAGAACACCCTGCTCCAGCACCATCAAATCCTTTTCCAGCAGAATGATATCGGCACTCTCTTTAGCAATATCGACCGCCGTATCCACCGAAATCCCGATATCCGACTGGCGTAAAGCCGACGCATCGTTGATCCCGTCACCCAGGAAACCGACCGTATTCCCCCCCTGTTGCAGTAACGTGATAATACGCGTTTTCTGCATCGGAGTCAGCTTCGAATAAACCGTCGTATGTTGCAGCTCCTTCACCAGTTCCTCATCCGTCATCTTCTCGATCTCCGGTCCCTGCAACGTATGCGTAATATCCACACCGACCTGGCGGCAGACCGTTTTCACCACAGCTTCATTATCACCAGATAACACCTTCACCTCTACACCATGCTCATGCAACTGTCGGATCGCTCCGGCAGCCGACGATTTAGGAGGATCGAGGAAAGCCAGATAACCGATCAGCACCATATCCATTTCATCCTCTACCGAGAAATCCAGCTCCTTTTCTATCCAACTCTTCTGGGCAACCGCCAGCACACGCATACCGTCACGGTTCATCCGCCCGCTTATTGCCAAAGCAATCTGCTTCAGTTCGTCCGTCATCGGGCATACTTCACCATTATATTCCACATACGAACAGATCTGCATCATCTCCTCGATCGCCCCTTTGGTGATGATCTGCCGCTTACCATCGTTATCCTCCACGATCACCGACATGCGGCGACGGGTAAAGTCAAACGGAATCTCGTCCACTTTCCTATATTTATCACCCAGATGCTCAAAATCCAGTTCCTTCGCATGCGAAAGGATCGCCTTGTCCATCAGGTTCTTCAGCCCGGTCTGGAAATAACTGTTGAAATAGGCATGTCGCAACACACGCAGATCGTCGTCCCCATGCACATTGAGATATTTCTCCAACACGATCTTATCGCGTGTCAATGTCCCCGTCTTATCTGTACAAAGAATATTCATCGCTCCGAAACTCTGTATCGCATTCAGATTCTTAACGATCGTCTTGCGGCGTGACATGCTGACAGCCCCTTTTGCCAGATTGGAGGTAACGATCATCGGCAACATCTCCGGCGTAAGACCAACGGCAACCGACACGGCAAACAGAAAGGCATCGAACCAGTCCCCTTTGCTCAACCCGTTAATCAGGAACACAAACGGAACCATCACCAGCATAAACCGTATCAGTAACAAACTCAC encodes the following:
- the trxA gene encoding thioredoxin; translation: MNSKKIFTLLVLVVGFMTLSSCKGQAKNAVGETESSQETTANTPVHITKADFLKKIYNYEASPNEWKYLGDKPAIIDFYADWCGPCKMIAPSLEQLAKEYAGKIDIYKVDVDKETELAQVFGIQGIPALLYIPMTGKPQMLQGALPKDQLKEKIETILLKK
- a CDS encoding carbohydrate porin; the encoded protein is MVRKTVYTLVVIVLQMGEEKVVFAREKPEVSVQYTTELQSDFGRRLNWVNLLSLRATVPMEWLGLWGNGKLEVQTISVYKTSRERIAGDRQVFSNIEEDNLPFSPFILGYSQQIGKVLLFGGLRNVNEDYFTTPYASLFTNSSCGIYPTLSANYVLANYPLSAVCLHLEYRINEKIGIKNSLYNGKAYLPFKRGSSVFTVAPRRDGLLDLAEISYTTNNSYPGSYNLGVVVHGSNRLGDASDCRLPSGQVQAQTETSSAKHWRVNYACWLSAEQECWRSGRYSAGVLGQYSFAPSDRNDCRRYVAAGGVFRGILSASRKDALGVIFSQASFSDVRERALEITGNYTVSDHFSVQPAFHFIRTGNERSHIAMLRVVVSY
- the mgtA gene encoding magnesium-translocating P-type ATPase; the protein is MWIRRKKRKNNNAISFNSERVFLAATQPLKSVFSYFDTSRQGLTEGEVTDRLRFHGPNEIVREKRDRWLIMFIKTFINPFIGILMALAVVSLVIDVLMAAPEDREWVTVIVITAMVMLSAVLRFVQEWKSGRASDALKRMVKNTATVYRLGAKDGQEVNIAELVLGDIVYLAAGDMVPADIRIVESKDLFVSQSSLTGESDAIEKRAELGNRTHRTGSVVELDDICFMGSNVVSGSAIGVVFATGRSTYLGTIAKSLTGVRAQTSFDRGINKVSLLLIRFMLVMVPFVFLINGLSKGDWFDAFLFAVSVAVGLTPEMLPMIVTSNLAKGAVSMSRRKTIVKNLNAIQSFGAMNILCTDKTGTLTRDKIVLEKYLNVHGDDDLRVLRHAYFNSYFQTGLKNLMDKAILSHAKELDFEHLGDKYRKVDEIPFDFTRRRMSVIVEDNDGKRQIITKGAIEEMMQICSYVEYNGEVCPMTDELKQIALAISGRMNRDGMRVLAVAQKSWIEKELDFSVEDEMDMVLIGYLAFLDPPKSSAAGAIRQLHEHGVEVKVLSGDNEAVVKTVCRQVGVDITHTLQGPEIEKMTDEELVKELQHTTVYSKLTPMQKTRIITLLQQGGNTVGFLGDGINDASALRQSDIGISVDTAVDIAKESADIILLEKDLMVLEQGVLEGRKIFGNIMKYIKMTASSNFGNMFSVLAASAFLPFLPMLPIHLLVQNLLYDISQTTIPFDKVDREYLLKPRKWDASDLSRFMICIGPISSIFDITTYLLMWYVFGCTSPEHQALFQSGWFVEGLLSQTLIVHMIRTRKIPFIQSRASWPVLLTTFAIMAIGILLPFTGIGASIGLVTLPLSYFPWLLATLLGYCMLTQFVKQWYVKRFTRWL